In Pongo pygmaeus isolate AG05252 chromosome 19, NHGRI_mPonPyg2-v2.0_pri, whole genome shotgun sequence, the genomic stretch CCCCAGACCCCGACGCCGCGAGCCCAGCCAGCGGGTCTCGGCTCCGCCCAGCCGGGGGCCGGCCCTGAAACGAGGACTCGAGCCTGTGCGCCCCGGGCCAGAGCGGCTCGCCGACTCGCCGGGACCCCACGGGCGGCCCTCACCCCACACCCCTCGGCGCCTCTCCCGGTTCCGGAGCCGGACGCGGCCCCTCCCCCCGCGGCTCTCACCAGGCCCGGCCTGGGCCGCGGGGCGGGATCGGTCTCCGGGGGCGCACGGGTACGAGGAGGGCGCGGGCGCGAGCTGCTGCCGCTGCCAGTGGTCCccgagccgccgccgccgccaccgccttATCGCTGCACCGCCCCCGCCGGCCCCCGCCCCGCGCCCGCCCATTGGCTCCGCCGCGCCCGGAGCCGCCTCCGGGGCCCCGGCGCCGCCGCCGACCCCCCTCCGCGCTTTGTCTTCCCCTCGCCGCCGTCCCCGCCTTTGTCTATCCCCTGCCCCGGCTCCGCGCTCCCGGCTCCGCAGCGCCCCGCGGGCCTCGCGCTCGCAGGCCTCGGGTACCGGCGCGCCGTCTGCCCATCCCGACGGCGGCCGGCGTGGGGAAGCGACGGTGGCAGGGACAGGATGGAAGGGCCGCGCTCCGCATCCCACGGGGAGGGGACGAGTTCAGGCTGCGGCGGCTGCGGTCGCGGGACACCGGGCGCTCCCAGCCTGACTCCGGGATAACCGGGCTGGGCCTGGGCCATtcactgcctcagtttcccccagaTGGCCTCGCGCGTAGGCGCCGGCGCCCCCATCCCCGCCCAGAGCTGTGGGGCCTCAGAGACCCGCCCGGGGTCCCTCGAGCCGCCGAGTCCTCCCGCCGCCAGGGGCCGCCCCGCCCCTTTGCGGCCCACGAGGCTGGCGGCGGCGTCTGGGCACACGGTCCCCACCAGGCCCGGCCGCGAGGCTGCGGGGAGGAGCCTGCACGAGGGCCCGGCGGCCCCACCAGCCCTCGGCGCCTCTGCAACCCTGCGACGGGCTGGGGAAGCCGGTATGCGTGGTTCCCGGAGCACCCGTCCCCCGAGGCTCCACGTCCTCAAGCGTTTCTGGGGCGGAATTCTGTGGGCAGCAACGGGGGCCACCCCTCCAACAAGCGCACCTCATTTCTCACGTGGGAGCCGCGGCCCAGAAAGCTGAGGTGACAGAGCTCGGGCCGCAGAGCTGCTCCCTCCCTGCAGCCGCACAGCAGGCCGGAGGCACAGCAGGCGAGAGACGGCCACTCGCTTTGAAGCGGCGGCGAGGCCGGCGCCTCCCCGGGCACCAGGGACCGCGTGGCTTGGCCTGAAATCAGGCTAGAAGCAGCTCCGGGAAGCACAGCCCTGAGTCCAGCGCCTTCCCACACTGTGGCAGGAATAGCAGTGGCGGCCCACGCGCTTGTCAGGGAACAGAAAAGCTCCCGCCCGACGCCTGGCAGGGGAGCAGGGAGGCTGCAGCTTCCCCAGCGCCcagctgtttcccaggctggcggGCTCCACGGACCAGCTCCGCGTCTCCTCTCCAGCCTTCTGTTTTCTCTAGAGGAAGATCTGTGTTTTGTCTGCACTGTGGGCCGACTCTCTAGTGGGGAGTGTCAGACCCTCTAAAGTGGCTGCCTCTCGTGAAAGCTTCCACACctgtcatcagattctccaaagggGCTGTTTGATGCAAGAAACGGGAAGCCCCAGGGATACCAGGAGCAGGGTTCGCTGCCATTGGGCATGGTGAGGCCCCGGCACCCTGCCCAGGACGGGCCTGTGGGCTGAACTGCAGATGGGCATTGAGAATGCCCCGACAGCAAGGTGCAGAATGCATCCGGAAGCAAAGGAAACTGATGACCAgcgttaaaaacaaaaaacaaaaaaaaaaaagggaacttggctcggcggtggctcacgcctgtagtcccagcactttggaaggcagaggcaggtggatcacgaggtcagaagttc encodes the following:
- the LOC134738769 gene encoding basic proline-rich protein-like — translated: MARWRWKPRVETRHPLGSARGRAGVPSGTVPRKNKVSGSGGAGGSRAAAVCAPRAGTPLGSGSPTRRDPTGGPHPTPLGASPGSGAGRGPSPRGSHQARPGPRGGIGLRGRTGTRRARARAAAAASGPRAAAAATALSLHRPRRPPPRARPLAPPRPEPPPGPRRRRRPPSALCLPLAAVPAFVYPLPRLRAPGSAAPRGPRARRPRVPARRLPIPTAAGVGKRRWQGQDGRAALRIPRGGDEFRLRRLRSRDTGRSQPDSGITGLGLGHSLPQFPPDGLARRRRRPHPRPELWGLRDPPGVPRAAESSRRQGPPRPFAAHEAGGGVWAHGPHQARPRGCGEEPARGPGGPTSPRRLCNPATGWGSRYAWFPEHPSPEAPRPQAFLGRNSVGSNGGHPSNKRTSFLTWEPRPRKLR